The following coding sequences lie in one Leptospira neocaledonica genomic window:
- a CDS encoding proline--tRNA ligase, protein MRASKYLVPTEKENPSDAVVASHRLMIRAGLVRKSGSGFYFFLPLGLRILKKIENIVREEMDATGALEFELPIMTPSEFWEQSGRWSVMGPEMMRVKDRHDQWYALGPTHEESFSYLVKPLLKSYKDLPINVYQIHTKFRDEIRPRFGVIRSREFIMKDAYSYHLDEASLDATYQDMRTAYRKIFQRCGLKTIPVQADSGTMGGSASEEFMVVSPIGEETLLLCGDCGYNSNSEKTPFIAKAEDSPNGPKDKKEVATPGKKSIEDVAAFLNVRPQDTIKAVAFQNGKEKLLVFLRGDLELNEHKLKSYLKWSDLDMIPEPELKNSNLVPGFIGPSDVGEGFKVILDSSIQKDFAYVVGGGKEDFHIQGYVPSSEIKIQYETADVALAREGDPCPTCAKTLKAEKGIEVGHIFKLGDKYTKSFQIQVLDQQGKAKTLTMGCYGIGVNRTMATVIEQCNDDKGIYWPISIAPFEIGLVTLTKGEEQDAKALEFYENLKNEGFEVFWDERDLGPGFKFKDSELIGFPIRITVGKKFFESGEISIYNRKLDKDETFKFIDFDDLNTRVENLRQELYQELLGD, encoded by the coding sequence ATGAGAGCATCTAAATATTTAGTACCTACGGAAAAAGAAAATCCTTCGGACGCGGTAGTCGCTTCCCATAGGCTGATGATACGAGCTGGTCTGGTTCGAAAATCAGGCTCGGGATTTTACTTTTTTCTGCCATTAGGACTTCGGATCCTAAAAAAAATAGAGAATATAGTCCGCGAAGAAATGGACGCAACTGGTGCATTGGAATTCGAACTTCCGATCATGACACCTTCCGAGTTTTGGGAACAATCCGGAAGATGGAGTGTGATGGGACCGGAAATGATGAGAGTAAAAGACCGTCATGACCAATGGTATGCGCTCGGCCCCACTCATGAGGAATCTTTTTCCTATTTAGTAAAACCTCTTTTGAAATCATACAAGGATCTGCCAATTAATGTATATCAGATCCATACTAAGTTCCGAGACGAGATCCGTCCTAGGTTCGGGGTAATTCGTTCCAGAGAGTTCATTATGAAAGATGCATATTCTTATCATTTGGACGAGGCTTCTTTGGATGCAACTTACCAAGATATGAGAACTGCTTATCGAAAAATTTTCCAACGTTGCGGTTTGAAAACAATTCCTGTCCAAGCGGATTCCGGTACAATGGGCGGTTCCGCTTCCGAAGAATTTATGGTGGTTTCTCCGATTGGAGAAGAGACACTTCTTCTTTGTGGCGACTGCGGTTATAATTCTAACAGCGAAAAAACTCCTTTTATCGCAAAAGCAGAAGATTCTCCAAATGGTCCTAAGGACAAAAAAGAAGTGGCGACTCCAGGCAAAAAGTCTATCGAAGATGTGGCTGCTTTTCTAAATGTTCGCCCTCAGGATACGATCAAGGCAGTCGCTTTTCAAAATGGAAAAGAGAAGCTGCTAGTATTCCTGCGCGGAGACTTGGAGCTGAATGAACACAAACTTAAGTCTTATTTAAAATGGTCCGATCTGGACATGATCCCAGAACCTGAATTAAAAAATTCTAATTTAGTTCCCGGATTTATCGGTCCTTCCGATGTTGGTGAAGGATTTAAGGTGATTTTGGATTCTTCTATCCAAAAGGATTTCGCTTATGTGGTCGGTGGAGGAAAAGAAGATTTCCATATCCAAGGATATGTTCCTTCTTCCGAGATCAAGATCCAATATGAAACCGCAGATGTAGCACTTGCAAGAGAAGGGGACCCATGTCCTACCTGTGCAAAAACCTTAAAAGCAGAAAAAGGAATAGAAGTTGGGCATATCTTCAAGTTAGGAGATAAATATACCAAGTCTTTCCAGATCCAAGTATTGGATCAACAAGGTAAGGCAAAAACACTTACCATGGGATGTTACGGTATTGGTGTGAACCGAACCATGGCTACAGTTATAGAACAATGTAATGATGATAAGGGGATTTACTGGCCAATCAGTATTGCTCCATTTGAGATCGGTCTTGTGACTCTTACAAAAGGTGAGGAACAAGACGCAAAAGCATTAGAATTTTACGAAAATCTAAAGAACGAAGGTTTTGAGGTCTTCTGGGATGAAAGAGATCTCGGACCTGGATTTAAGTTCAAGGATTCGGAACTGATCGGTTTCCCGATCCGCATCACCGTCGGTAAAAAGTTTTTCGAGTCCGGAGAAATTTCCATCTACAATCGTAAACTCGATAAGGATGAAACTTTCAAATTTATAGACTTCGACGATCTGAACACAAGAGTAGAGAACCTACGTCAGGAATTATACCAGGAGTTGTTGGGAGATTAA
- the trpA gene encoding tryptophan synthase subunit alpha — MSAIKSVFSDSKSAFIPYISLGDPNYDLCVDWADALIRGGADILELGIPFSDPVADGPVIQKAFKRALANPFSMDTILETTEKIHSLHPHIPLVYLTYFNPIFHYGFEKFAEKAKIAGIQGMIIPDLPYDTPETDELFKSLKRRGVDLIHLVTPATPLNRMKGIRDFASGFIYYVTSYGVTGERKSISADLEDRIKTTKEVFSLPVSAGFGISAPDQAKEISQYADGIIIGSAVQRIIEENGSNPSLCRKKLEEYAQSISGSLRGKNR, encoded by the coding sequence TTGAGCGCGATTAAGAGCGTTTTTTCAGATTCAAAAAGCGCATTCATTCCTTATATTTCTTTAGGAGATCCGAATTACGATCTATGTGTAGATTGGGCGGATGCACTCATCAGAGGTGGCGCCGATATTTTAGAACTTGGGATCCCGTTTTCCGATCCTGTGGCGGATGGGCCTGTGATCCAAAAGGCATTCAAACGTGCTCTCGCAAATCCATTCTCCATGGATACAATTTTAGAAACTACGGAAAAGATACATTCTTTACATCCTCATATCCCTCTAGTGTATCTAACGTATTTCAACCCGATCTTTCATTATGGTTTTGAAAAGTTTGCGGAGAAGGCAAAGATAGCAGGTATACAAGGTATGATCATTCCTGATCTTCCATATGATACCCCTGAGACGGACGAATTATTCAAATCCTTGAAAAGAAGAGGAGTAGATCTGATCCATTTAGTGACTCCTGCGACTCCTTTGAATCGTATGAAAGGAATTCGTGATTTTGCTTCCGGATTTATCTACTATGTAACTTCTTATGGAGTGACTGGAGAGAGAAAATCCATCTCTGCAGATCTGGAGGATAGGATCAAAACTACTAAGGAAGTTTTTTCCCTTCCGGTGAGTGCTGGATTTGGGATCTCTGCCCCGGATCAGGCGAAAGAAATTTCCCAGTACGCTGACGGTATTATCATAGGTTCCGCAGTGCAAAGGATCATAGAAGAGAATGGTTCTAATCCTAGTCTTTGCAGAAAAAAGTTAGAAGAATACGCACAATCGATTTCCGGTTCTTTGAGAGGAAAAAACCGCTAA
- a CDS encoding adenylate/guanylate cyclase domain-containing protein: protein MSESKPAQKFTLVDIIFGVTTSLGILAHFYYAFFSEADYSLQLLLLGALLLYSSSYFFYKTITKAAKNPQFVGSLWLAILASLVWFDLYVAFTPVSELEENSISWRFNVLRNQTDARVEKESDKGDLEQIQLKPPEKARRDINIIGITTKTLDQLGGVWPLPWKYYAKIIDKFATSTNHLMFDVFFLDYKPGQTDEMAKALSGNPRVMFDYPMETSLESKSTIINLEKRTEILRKFKLENVKDEQTGLSWLKFPQSPIEPVAEKSSGLGFANIKKDESGLNRKMPIVAKILGSGPGREDEYYPSIDLVIACNYYGVDIKKDVEVVMGEYVKIKNIPQKNISYFDRKSLKMVTEDIMAKPNDTREVTIPIDEYGQMEINFPGGLYSYNTTEFFEVSEGWDNETATQVNNNIFLVAMFYATGRGAAKDTHLSPFGDMSGIEHHAHAINTILNQDFLWDMPLAGNFLIFFSMAFIVGLILPRMKTSWGFLFIIGIALLYSIVTLYDFSEFNIVHVFPSVIVEQFFIFVGIIVYKILTEEENVKYIRTTFSKFVSKDVVDELLKNPENLNLGGSKKDITIFFSDIRGFTTMSEKMGPEELVQFLNQYLSEMTEIIIEFKGTIDKYMGDAIMAFWGAPVPLEDHAYYACAASIAQMRRLAVLKEEWKARDLPVMDIGIGLNSGPAVVGNMGSSHRMDYTCMGDTINLGSRLEGSNKEYATNIIISEYTYEKVKDRVIARELDLVKVKGKTKPVRIYELIDLVNEEDLKLLRRPLHSVEQS, encoded by the coding sequence ATGAGCGAGTCCAAACCAGCCCAGAAATTTACCTTAGTGGATATTATTTTCGGGGTCACTACATCCCTCGGAATTCTGGCACATTTTTATTACGCGTTTTTTTCCGAAGCGGATTATTCACTTCAACTTCTGTTATTAGGCGCACTTCTTCTATATTCTTCTTCTTACTTCTTCTATAAGACCATTACCAAGGCCGCTAAGAACCCCCAGTTTGTAGGAAGTCTTTGGTTAGCGATCCTTGCTTCCTTAGTTTGGTTCGATCTATATGTTGCGTTTACTCCGGTTTCCGAATTGGAAGAAAATTCTATCTCTTGGAGATTTAATGTTCTTCGTAACCAAACCGACGCAAGAGTAGAGAAGGAATCCGATAAGGGAGATTTGGAACAGATTCAATTAAAACCTCCTGAAAAAGCAAGAAGGGATATCAATATTATCGGGATCACCACCAAAACCTTGGACCAACTAGGTGGTGTGTGGCCCCTTCCTTGGAAATATTACGCAAAGATAATAGATAAATTCGCTACTTCTACCAATCATCTTATGTTCGACGTGTTCTTCCTGGACTATAAGCCGGGACAAACAGATGAGATGGCTAAAGCTCTTTCCGGAAACCCAAGGGTCATGTTCGACTATCCTATGGAAACCAGTTTGGAATCCAAGAGCACAATTATTAATTTAGAAAAGAGAACCGAAATTCTTCGCAAATTCAAATTGGAAAATGTTAAGGATGAACAAACAGGACTTTCTTGGTTGAAATTCCCACAATCTCCGATCGAACCTGTTGCGGAAAAATCTTCCGGTTTAGGATTTGCGAATATTAAAAAAGACGAATCCGGTCTGAACCGTAAAATGCCGATCGTTGCAAAAATCCTGGGTTCCGGTCCAGGAAGAGAAGACGAATACTATCCTTCTATCGACCTAGTCATTGCCTGTAACTATTACGGAGTGGATATTAAAAAAGACGTAGAAGTTGTCATGGGCGAATATGTGAAGATCAAAAATATTCCTCAAAAGAATATCAGTTATTTCGATCGTAAAAGTTTAAAAATGGTCACAGAAGACATTATGGCTAAGCCAAATGATACCCGTGAAGTTACCATTCCGATAGACGAGTATGGTCAGATGGAAATTAACTTTCCGGGAGGATTATATTCTTATAATACTACCGAGTTCTTCGAAGTTTCAGAAGGTTGGGACAACGAGACTGCTACTCAGGTGAACAATAATATCTTCTTAGTTGCTATGTTCTACGCTACTGGAAGAGGGGCCGCAAAAGATACTCACTTGTCTCCATTCGGAGATATGTCGGGGATCGAACACCACGCCCATGCGATCAATACAATCCTAAACCAGGATTTCCTCTGGGACATGCCTTTGGCTGGGAACTTTTTGATCTTCTTCTCCATGGCGTTTATCGTGGGACTCATCCTTCCTAGAATGAAAACCTCTTGGGGGTTTTTGTTCATCATTGGAATTGCACTTTTATACAGCATCGTGACATTATACGATTTTTCGGAATTCAATATAGTTCACGTATTTCCATCCGTGATCGTAGAACAGTTCTTCATATTCGTGGGGATCATAGTGTATAAGATTCTAACGGAAGAAGAAAACGTAAAATATATCCGTACCACATTCTCCAAATTCGTTTCCAAAGACGTTGTGGACGAACTTCTTAAAAATCCGGAAAATCTGAACTTAGGAGGATCTAAGAAGGACATTACTATTTTCTTCTCGGATATCCGCGGATTTACCACCATGTCCGAAAAAATGGGCCCGGAAGAACTGGTCCAATTCCTAAACCAGTACCTTTCGGAAATGACCGAGATCATTATCGAGTTCAAGGGAACGATTGATAAATACATGGGGGATGCGATCATGGCTTTCTGGGGGGCTCCGGTTCCCCTAGAAGACCATGCTTACTATGCTTGCGCGGCTTCCATTGCACAAATGAGAAGGCTCGCAGTCCTGAAGGAAGAATGGAAAGCAAGAGACCTTCCTGTGATGGATATCGGTATCGGATTAAATTCCGGTCCTGCTGTCGTGGGGAATATGGGAAGTTCTCACCGGATGGACTATACTTGTATGGGAGATACCATTAACCTGGGATCTCGTCTGGAAGGATCCAACAAGGAATATGCCACAAATATTATTATTTCGGAATATACATACGAAAAGGTCAAGGACCGCGTAATTGCCAGAGAACTGGACCTAGTCAAGGTAAAGGGTAAAACCAAACCTGTCCGGATCTATGAACTGATCGACTTAGTGAACGAAGAAGACCTTAAACTTCTGAGGAGACCTTTGCATTCAGTAGAGCAGTCCTGA
- a CDS encoding site-2 protease family protein, with translation MLADILGIVFMLALCIFIHELGHLIMGWVVGVKARIFSIGYGKGIWKKKIGETTFQVTGIPLGGYVLFKGDEGGTLKGEKGEFLSTPPLKRMIPVFGGPLFNLILGFFIIFGLYAIGYAPAGTKIYIEPAVYEYSSGYQAGLRSGDKIVSVNGAKTESKYELLSELGLARGKDIQLKVEREGKELEFHFSDPQIGVDFAGERLVQVDFGYGSMLSHWFLKKLSFLDPNGEAAEYRKQRERKAALDPKLSPRELALQEARLNKEAIESRALDYLNDGDRILSVNGIQVHTVPELQKTLGKFQNEKVKLEVDRKTYPLLNPWTREKAEVEMTPLAAFVVELKDIRDRKYPEIPISTISLRSHDPEIKLKLLSLKMDGKSFADLEDFKKSVQSQIGKRVQLEVQGQVWDTTLGFYQIGLLGFTAKMHVKEESMDRKLSFGEAFLQSGKDVGKMISDNLRGLGMIFSGRLKVKDSVSGPVGLAKVSVQFLEDGFYSYFQFVAFISIALMIMNLLPIPVADGGHIVFFTYEAIAGRPLPMAVQEQVLRLGFFFLLSLGLYVTYHDFLR, from the coding sequence ATGTTAGCAGATATTTTAGGTATCGTATTCATGTTGGCCCTTTGTATTTTTATACATGAATTGGGTCATTTAATCATGGGCTGGGTCGTTGGCGTGAAGGCCAGGATCTTCTCCATCGGTTATGGGAAAGGGATCTGGAAAAAGAAAATCGGTGAAACCACTTTTCAAGTTACAGGTATACCGTTAGGCGGCTATGTCCTATTTAAAGGTGACGAAGGCGGAACATTAAAAGGAGAGAAGGGCGAATTTTTATCCACTCCTCCTCTTAAAAGAATGATCCCGGTTTTCGGTGGACCATTATTCAATTTGATCCTTGGTTTTTTTATCATCTTCGGTTTGTATGCGATCGGTTACGCACCTGCCGGAACTAAAATTTATATAGAACCTGCAGTGTATGAATATTCTTCCGGATACCAAGCAGGTTTAAGAAGTGGAGACAAGATTGTATCCGTAAACGGTGCCAAAACCGAATCCAAATACGAATTATTATCGGAGTTAGGGCTTGCCCGAGGAAAAGATATCCAACTCAAAGTAGAAAGAGAAGGAAAAGAACTAGAATTTCATTTTTCAGATCCTCAGATCGGAGTAGACTTCGCAGGAGAAAGACTTGTGCAAGTGGACTTCGGATATGGGTCCATGCTTAGTCATTGGTTCTTAAAAAAACTTTCTTTCTTAGATCCGAACGGAGAGGCGGCAGAATATAGAAAACAAAGAGAAAGAAAGGCTGCTTTAGATCCAAAACTTTCGCCCAGAGAACTTGCTCTGCAAGAAGCAAGACTGAACAAAGAAGCGATCGAATCCAGGGCTTTAGATTATTTGAACGATGGGGACAGGATCTTATCTGTGAATGGGATACAAGTTCACACCGTTCCGGAATTGCAAAAAACGCTCGGGAAATTCCAAAACGAAAAAGTAAAATTAGAAGTGGATCGTAAAACTTATCCACTACTCAATCCTTGGACCAGAGAAAAAGCGGAAGTGGAAATGACACCTCTTGCTGCATTCGTCGTAGAATTAAAAGATATCCGAGATAGAAAATATCCCGAGATACCTATCAGCACGATTAGTCTCAGAAGCCATGATCCGGAGATCAAACTTAAACTTTTAAGCTTAAAGATGGACGGCAAATCTTTCGCTGATCTGGAAGATTTCAAAAAATCTGTCCAATCTCAAATCGGCAAAAGAGTTCAGTTGGAGGTCCAAGGCCAGGTTTGGGATACAACCCTAGGATTCTATCAAATCGGTCTTTTAGGTTTTACTGCTAAGATGCATGTGAAAGAGGAAAGTATGGACCGAAAACTTTCCTTCGGCGAAGCATTTTTACAATCAGGCAAAGACGTAGGAAAAATGATCAGCGATAACCTGAGAGGACTCGGGATGATCTTTTCCGGAAGATTGAAGGTAAAAGATAGCGTTTCCGGTCCAGTGGGACTTGCTAAAGTTTCCGTTCAATTCTTAGAAGACGGTTTTTATTCTTACTTTCAGTTCGTGGCATTTATTTCGATCGCCTTAATGATAATGAATTTACTTCCGATTCCTGTAGCCGACGGTGGACATATCGTTTTTTTCACATATGAGGCGATCGCCGGTAGACCTCTGCCGATGGCTGTTCAAGAACAAGTTTTGAGATTGGGATTCTTCTTCCTTTTATCCTTGGGCCTCTATGTGACTTATCACGATTTCTTAAGATAA
- the trpB gene encoding tryptophan synthase subunit beta — MAKERNFTEKEGYFGDFGGRYSPEILTEALIELEDTYNKLRKDKKFQKDLEFYRRNYIGRPSPLTYAEKLTKAWGGAKIWLKREDLNHTGAHKINNTIGQALIAKAMGKRRIIAETGAGQHGVATATVGALFEFETAIFMGEEDLRRQKLNAIRMQMLGAKVIGVSSGTATLKDATSEAMRDWALNVSNTHYIVGSVIGPHPFPTIVRDFQKVVGDESKKQFKKENDKLPDAVVACVGGGSNAMGMYYAFLNDKKVKLYGVEAGGRGSSPGEHSATMLFGKTGFLHGTKTLVIQDDGGQVVPAHSVSAGLDYPGVGPEHAHLHSSGRVKYETVSDQGALDAFMEVCRVEGIIPALETAHAFRFAKDLAKELGKKKDILICLSGRGDKDVAEVARLVGLSQGDLI; from the coding sequence ATGGCTAAAGAACGCAACTTCACTGAAAAAGAAGGATACTTCGGCGATTTTGGAGGAAGATATTCCCCTGAGATCTTGACCGAAGCTTTGATCGAGTTGGAAGACACTTACAATAAACTCCGTAAGGATAAAAAATTCCAAAAGGACCTGGAGTTTTATAGAAGGAATTATATAGGAAGACCTTCTCCACTTACCTATGCGGAGAAATTGACCAAGGCCTGGGGTGGAGCTAAAATCTGGCTGAAGCGCGAGGATTTAAATCATACCGGCGCTCATAAGATTAATAATACAATCGGTCAGGCGCTTATCGCAAAGGCAATGGGCAAACGTAGGATCATCGCAGAAACAGGTGCGGGCCAACATGGTGTGGCAACTGCAACAGTAGGCGCATTATTCGAATTTGAAACTGCTATTTTTATGGGAGAAGAAGATCTCCGTCGCCAAAAATTGAATGCGATCCGTATGCAGATGCTTGGCGCAAAAGTGATTGGAGTTTCTTCTGGAACTGCAACTTTAAAAGACGCTACTTCCGAAGCGATGAGAGATTGGGCGTTAAATGTTTCTAATACTCATTATATAGTAGGTTCTGTGATTGGGCCTCACCCATTCCCAACTATCGTCCGTGATTTTCAAAAAGTTGTGGGCGATGAATCTAAAAAGCAGTTCAAAAAAGAAAACGATAAACTTCCGGATGCTGTCGTTGCCTGTGTAGGCGGCGGTTCTAACGCGATGGGAATGTATTATGCATTTCTAAATGATAAAAAAGTAAAACTATATGGTGTGGAAGCCGGAGGAAGAGGTTCTTCTCCCGGAGAACATTCTGCCACAATGCTTTTCGGTAAAACTGGGTTTTTACACGGAACCAAAACCTTGGTCATCCAAGACGATGGAGGGCAGGTAGTTCCTGCGCATTCAGTTTCTGCTGGATTGGATTATCCAGGCGTGGGACCTGAACATGCTCATTTACATTCTTCCGGAAGAGTAAAATACGAAACTGTTTCCGACCAGGGTGCCTTGGACGCATTCATGGAAGTTTGTCGGGTAGAAGGTATCATCCCTGCATTAGAAACTGCTCATGCTTTTCGATTTGCCAAGGATCTTGCAAAAGAACTTGGAAAGAAAAAAGACATTTTGATCTGTCTTTCCGGAAGAGGAGACAAGGACGTGGCAGAAGTAGCAAGACTTGTTGGTCTTTCACAAGGAGATTTGATTTGA
- the dxr gene encoding 1-deoxy-D-xylulose-5-phosphate reductoisomerase, whose protein sequence is MKRGVSILGASGSVGESTLKILRQFPEEFRLVSFSVHSNLQKAESIAKEFQPDILCISSETVDRTVLGNKIGNTKVLYGSKNLEEIVQEPEIETVVTAVVGASGIRPTVAAIRAGKKIGIANKETLVSCGPYIKTLLENSKSYLVPVDSEHNALFQLLENMKKDSLERIVLTASGGPFRKLPVEDLPKVTIEQALKHPTWNMGPKITIDSAGMINKGLEVIEAHFLFGFSYDKIGVVIHPQSVAHGLVETKDGASFVYASYPDMIFPVAHSLYYPKIVPKVLRSHPATSWGNLEFLEPDLERYPGLALAYEAGRAGGISPSIFNASNEVAVELFLQGKILFTEIPSLIRNVLEKIPNTFPVDLEGYEEADRKARELAFHFSKDKVVHLC, encoded by the coding sequence ATGAAAAGAGGCGTCTCTATACTGGGTGCCTCCGGATCGGTAGGGGAGTCTACTCTCAAAATACTCCGCCAATTTCCGGAAGAGTTTCGGTTAGTATCTTTCAGTGTACATTCCAATTTACAAAAAGCGGAATCGATTGCGAAGGAATTCCAACCGGATATTCTATGTATCAGTTCCGAAACTGTAGATCGCACGGTTCTCGGAAATAAGATTGGTAATACGAAAGTATTGTACGGCTCTAAAAATTTAGAAGAGATCGTCCAGGAACCGGAGATAGAAACAGTTGTAACTGCTGTCGTAGGTGCAAGCGGGATACGTCCTACTGTTGCCGCAATTCGTGCCGGCAAAAAAATAGGGATCGCAAACAAGGAGACCTTAGTAAGCTGCGGACCTTATATAAAAACTTTATTAGAAAATTCTAAATCTTATCTGGTTCCCGTAGACTCGGAACATAATGCGCTTTTCCAACTTCTGGAAAATATGAAGAAGGACTCACTTGAAAGGATTGTTCTTACCGCTTCCGGTGGACCATTTCGTAAACTTCCGGTAGAAGATCTTCCTAAGGTGACAATCGAGCAGGCGTTAAAACATCCTACCTGGAATATGGGGCCTAAGATCACGATCGATTCTGCGGGAATGATCAATAAAGGATTAGAAGTTATAGAGGCTCATTTTCTTTTCGGATTTTCTTATGATAAAATAGGAGTGGTCATCCATCCTCAAAGTGTGGCCCACGGTCTTGTGGAAACTAAGGACGGTGCAAGTTTTGTATACGCTTCTTATCCGGATATGATCTTTCCTGTGGCGCATTCATTATATTATCCTAAAATAGTCCCGAAAGTTTTAAGATCTCATCCTGCGACTTCTTGGGGAAATCTGGAGTTTTTAGAACCGGACTTGGAAAGATATCCAGGCTTGGCGTTGGCATATGAGGCTGGAAGGGCAGGCGGGATATCTCCTTCTATTTTTAACGCTTCGAACGAAGTGGCTGTGGAATTGTTTTTACAAGGTAAAATTCTTTTTACGGAGATCCCTTCTCTTATCCGGAACGTTTTGGAAAAAATTCCGAATACGTTCCCGGTAGATCTGGAAGGTTACGAAGAAGCAGATAGAAAGGCCAGAGAATTGGCCTTTCATTTCTCTAAAGATAAGGTAGTGCATTTATGTTAG
- the dxs gene encoding 1-deoxy-D-xylulose-5-phosphate synthase — MQQEDSLLNGIRLPADLRKLPLEELPKLCSEIRNYIIDTLSGIGGHFASNLGVVELTVALHYVFETPKDRLIWDVGHQTYPHKILTGRKEKLSTVRKFKGLSGFPKREESVYDLYNTGHAGTSISQALGEAVARDLTGKDYAVAAIIGDASIATGMALEAMNHAGHLKKDLLVVLNDNYMSISKNVGSISNYLNNIISSHFYLNWKRIFYTCLKWFPIVGPAMESFFKRVEKGFKDVFTPGGLFEDLGFIYIGPEDGHDVVRLVKMLRKIKTMKGPVLFHTITQKGKGYVPAEKDPIKYHGVTPFRKEDGAMESADSSKISYSKIVGKVLSDLTEKNPRIAAITPAMIEGSGLGEYVSKFPDHVYDVGIAEQHSVAFAGAMTNGDVIPYMCIYSTFLTRGMDQLVEDVSLMNLPVRFVIDRAGCVGPDGETHQGLFDLSYLLSLPNMDVFVPSSGQDLVDSLKYMENYDKSPIAIRFPKASVELSGLDFSAEKDLKPGSFRVLQRGTDIALLSIGSMLEEAKKVTNLLEQEGYSVTLIDLVWLRPLGKEALDEELSHVRHFVILDESYLDGGASGYLLNRISPDYLGRFIKTFAFPSEVIHHGERKEIFTEYGLDAQSISKFLRENVKKEVLHGKRN, encoded by the coding sequence ATGCAACAGGAAGATTCGTTATTGAACGGGATCCGCCTTCCGGCGGATCTCAGAAAATTGCCTCTCGAGGAACTGCCTAAACTCTGTTCCGAGATCCGAAATTATATCATTGATACTCTCTCCGGAATTGGAGGGCATTTCGCAAGTAATCTGGGAGTGGTGGAACTCACAGTTGCTTTACATTACGTTTTCGAAACTCCAAAAGACAGACTGATCTGGGATGTAGGACATCAAACTTACCCTCATAAGATCCTAACCGGCAGAAAGGAAAAACTTTCCACTGTCCGAAAATTCAAAGGACTTTCGGGATTCCCAAAAAGAGAAGAATCCGTTTACGACCTATACAATACGGGACATGCTGGCACTTCTATTTCGCAAGCCTTGGGAGAAGCTGTAGCTCGAGATCTGACCGGAAAAGATTACGCAGTCGCGGCAATTATAGGAGATGCATCTATCGCCACAGGAATGGCGTTGGAAGCGATGAACCATGCAGGACATCTTAAAAAAGATCTTCTTGTAGTGTTAAACGACAACTATATGTCTATTTCCAAGAACGTCGGATCCATCTCCAACTATCTGAATAATATCATTAGCTCTCATTTTTATCTGAACTGGAAAAGGATCTTTTATACCTGTCTAAAATGGTTCCCGATTGTTGGGCCTGCCATGGAGAGTTTTTTTAAAAGAGTAGAAAAAGGTTTCAAAGACGTTTTTACTCCTGGTGGCCTATTCGAGGATTTAGGTTTTATTTATATAGGGCCTGAAGACGGTCATGATGTAGTCCGTCTAGTAAAAATGCTCAGAAAGATCAAGACTATGAAAGGTCCTGTTCTTTTCCATACGATCACCCAAAAAGGAAAAGGTTACGTTCCCGCAGAGAAAGACCCGATTAAATACCATGGGGTGACCCCATTCCGTAAGGAAGACGGGGCCATGGAATCAGCCGATTCTTCTAAAATTTCTTACTCTAAAATTGTGGGTAAGGTACTTTCCGATCTAACCGAAAAAAATCCGCGTATTGCTGCAATTACTCCTGCAATGATAGAAGGTTCCGGACTCGGGGAATATGTTTCCAAATTCCCGGACCATGTTTATGATGTGGGGATCGCGGAGCAGCATTCGGTCGCTTTCGCAGGAGCGATGACTAACGGGGATGTGATCCCTTATATGTGTATTTATTCTACCTTCTTGACTAGAGGAATGGACCAATTGGTAGAAGATGTTTCTCTCATGAATCTTCCCGTCCGCTTTGTGATCGATAGGGCAGGCTGTGTCGGGCCGGATGGAGAAACTCACCAAGGATTATTCGATCTAAGTTACCTTCTATCCTTGCCGAATATGGATGTGTTTGTGCCTTCTTCCGGACAAGACTTGGTGGATTCACTTAAATATATGGAGAATTATGATAAGTCTCCGATCGCGATCCGATTCCCTAAGGCAAGTGTGGAACTTTCCGGTCTGGATTTCAGTGCGGAGAAGGACCTAAAACCTGGAAGTTTCAGAGTACTACAAAGAGGTACAGATATTGCTCTTCTCTCTATCGGTTCCATGTTAGAAGAAGCCAAGAAAGTGACTAACCTTTTGGAACAAGAAGGATACTCGGTCACATTGATTGACCTAGTCTGGCTTAGGCCTTTAGGGAAAGAGGCTCTGGACGAGGAACTTTCTCATGTGCGTCATTTTGTGATCCTGGATGAGAGTTATCTAGACGGAGGAGCTTCCGGATACTTGCTAAATCGGATCTCACCTGATTATTTAGGACGTTTTATTAAAACATTCGCGTTTCCATCTGAGGTCATCCACCACGGGGAAAGAAAGGAAATTTTCACCGAGTACGGATTGGATGCTCAAAGTATCTCCAAGTTTCTTCGAGAAAATGTAAAGAAGGAAGTCCTACACGGAAAACGGAATTAA